A stretch of Roseovarius sp. M141 DNA encodes these proteins:
- a CDS encoding tRNA (guanosine(46)-N(7))-methyltransferase TrmB: protein MIIDRHPSGAPWRNFYGRFKGKSLRKSQEVLLDEDLEGLSPGPVGWDVNPARAALDLGALFGGRDLWLEIGFGGGEHLAHMALAEPDVGLIGCEPYLNGVAMLLAKLRKVDAPNVRVHPGDARDLFDVLPDASVGRAYLLYPDPWPKARHHRRRFVTGEHLEPLARAMRPGAELRVATDIEDYVRQTLEEVPRCGFEWLAEGPTDWRQPWDGWISTRYEKKALREGRVPHYLRFRRV from the coding sequence ATGATAATAGACAGGCATCCATCAGGCGCGCCGTGGCGCAATTTCTACGGTCGGTTCAAGGGCAAGAGCCTGCGCAAGTCGCAGGAGGTTTTGCTGGACGAGGATCTGGAGGGGCTGTCCCCCGGCCCGGTGGGTTGGGACGTCAATCCGGCGCGCGCGGCGCTGGATCTGGGTGCGCTGTTTGGCGGGCGCGATCTGTGGCTGGAGATCGGCTTTGGCGGGGGCGAGCATCTGGCGCATATGGCGCTGGCCGAGCCGGATGTCGGACTGATCGGGTGCGAACCCTATCTGAACGGCGTTGCCATGCTGCTGGCCAAGCTGCGCAAGGTGGATGCGCCAAATGTGCGGGTGCATCCCGGTGACGCGCGCGATCTGTTCGATGTGCTGCCGGACGCGTCGGTGGGGCGGGCCTATCTGCTTTATCCCGATCCGTGGCCAAAGGCGCGGCATCATCGGCGCCGGTTCGTGACGGGCGAGCATCTGGAGCCACTGGCGCGTGCGATGCGCCCCGGCGCCGAACTGCGGGTGGCCACCGACATCGAGGATTACGTGCGCCAGACGCTGGAGGAAGTGCCGCGCTGCGGGTTCGAGTGGCTGGCCGAGGGGCCGACGGACTGGCGCCAGCCATGGGATGGCTGGATTTCGACGCGGTATGAGAAAAAGGCGCTGCGCGAGGGGCGCGTGCCCCATTACCTTCGTTTTCGGCGGGTTTGA
- the metK gene encoding methionine adenosyltransferase — MSRQNYTLTSESVSEGHPDKVCDRISDAILDAFLAKEPEARVAAETFATTNRVIIGGEVGLSDQDKLTEYKDLMSTVVRDCVRDIGYEQDKFHWRTLEVTNLLHEQSAHIAQGVDAREDKEEGAGDQGIMFGYATTETEELMPAPIQFSHAILRRLAEVRKDGTEPLLLPDAKSQLSVVYENGKPSHIGSIVLSTQHQQFDEAGGRELTPGDVRDIVEPYIRETLPDGWLRDDTVWHVNPTGTFVIGGPDGDAGLTGRKIIVDTYGGAAPHGGGAFSGKDPTKVDRSAAYAARYLAKNVVAAGMAERCTIQLSYAIGVSHPLSIFADTHGTGEVDPKAIEKAIRECMDLSPRGIREHLSLNQPIYQRTAAYGHFGRAPESDGGFSWERVNLVDKLLSCV, encoded by the coding sequence ATGTCACGACAGAATTATACACTGACCTCCGAATCCGTCTCGGAAGGGCATCCCGACAAGGTGTGCGACCGCATTTCGGATGCGATCCTTGACGCCTTTCTGGCCAAGGAACCCGAGGCGCGCGTCGCCGCCGAAACCTTTGCCACCACCAACCGCGTCATCATCGGCGGTGAGGTCGGGCTGTCGGATCAGGACAAGCTGACCGAATACAAGGACCTCATGTCGACGGTCGTGCGCGACTGCGTGCGCGACATCGGCTATGAGCAGGACAAGTTTCACTGGCGCACGCTGGAAGTGACGAACCTGCTGCACGAGCAGTCCGCGCATATCGCCCAGGGCGTTGACGCGCGCGAGGACAAGGAAGAAGGCGCGGGCGATCAGGGCATCATGTTCGGCTACGCCACGACCGAGACCGAAGAGCTGATGCCGGCGCCGATCCAGTTTTCCCACGCGATCCTGCGGCGCCTGGCAGAGGTACGCAAGGACGGCACCGAGCCGCTGCTACTGCCCGATGCCAAGAGCCAGCTGTCGGTGGTCTATGAAAACGGCAAGCCTTCGCATATCGGCTCGATCGTGCTGAGCACCCAGCACCAGCAGTTTGACGAGGCAGGGGGCCGGGAATTGACCCCCGGCGACGTGCGCGACATCGTTGAGCCCTATATCCGCGAAACGCTGCCTGATGGGTGGCTGCGCGATGATACGGTCTGGCACGTGAACCCCACCGGCACCTTCGTCATCGGCGGCCCCGACGGGGATGCAGGCCTGACAGGCCGCAAGATCATCGTCGACACCTATGGCGGCGCCGCGCCCCATGGTGGCGGCGCGTTTTCGGGCAAGGATCCGACCAAGGTCGACCGCTCGGCAGCCTATGCCGCGCGCTATCTGGCCAAGAATGTTGTCGCGGCGGGAATGGCCGAGCGCTGCACCATACAGTTGAGTTACGCCATCGGCGTGTCGCACCCGCTGTCGATCTTTGCCGATACGCACGGCACAGGCGAGGTGGACCCCAAGGCGATTGAAAAGGCGATCCGCGAGTGCATGGACCTGAGCCCGCGCGGGATCCGCGAGCATCTGTCACTGAACCAGCCGATCTACCAGCGCACGGCGGCCTACGGTCATTTCGGCCGCGCCCCCGAAAGCGACGGCGGCTTCAGCTGGGAGCGGGTCAATCTGGTGGACAAGCTGCTGTCCTGCGTCTGA
- the lnt gene encoding apolipoprotein N-acyltransferase, whose protein sequence is MPDAAALRWIAARGRWMQGGIAAALGAVAALGQAPWDLWPLTLLAFAGLYGCYSVAPGWRRAAWLGVAGGAGYFAVALSWIVEPFLIDVARHGWMAPFALVLFAVGFALFWAGAQGIARRLGSGALGWAAMLTLSEALRGWLWTGFPWAQPGHVLIATPMLRWASIGGALPLTFAVLIGGAALWHLTLGRRWTGAAGLAALAALAALWVGTPWLGAVPAPGMDAPVIRLVQPNVPQAEKWDPAHMQEHFDRQMRYTLADAPPDLIVWPETAVPTLLNRAEGILAGISEAARGAPVVLGVQRAEGARYFNSLLVLDGQGNRSALYDKHHLVPFGEYVPFGDLLEQFGIRGLAQQGGYGYSPGPGARLIDMGPLGAALPLICYEGVFARDVASAKGRADFMLLITNDAWFGQVSGPFQHLAQARLRSAEQGLPMIRAANTGVSAIIDAAGRITAEIPLGQAGYLDAPLPPPTAPTPYARNGDWPALALLALLALVSALLHRVRNARASMVGD, encoded by the coding sequence ATGCCTGACGCCGCCGCGCTGCGCTGGATCGCGGCGCGCGGGCGGTGGATGCAGGGAGGCATCGCCGCTGCGCTGGGCGCGGTGGCGGCATTGGGGCAGGCGCCCTGGGATCTGTGGCCGCTGACCCTGCTGGCCTTTGCCGGGCTTTACGGCTGTTATTCTGTTGCGCCAGGCTGGCGCCGCGCGGCGTGGTTGGGCGTTGCCGGGGGTGCGGGGTATTTCGCCGTCGCACTCAGCTGGATTGTCGAACCCTTCTTGATCGACGTGGCGCGCCACGGCTGGATGGCGCCCTTTGCGCTGGTGTTATTCGCGGTGGGCTTTGCGCTGTTCTGGGCCGGGGCGCAGGGCATCGCGCGTCGGCTGGGCAGCGGCGCGCTGGGCTGGGCGGCAATGCTGACACTGTCCGAGGCGCTGCGCGGGTGGCTGTGGACCGGGTTTCCATGGGCGCAGCCGGGGCACGTGCTGATCGCGACGCCCATGCTGCGCTGGGCCTCTATTGGCGGGGCGTTGCCCCTGACATTTGCCGTGCTGATTGGGGGGGCCGCGCTGTGGCATCTGACGCTGGGGCGACGCTGGACCGGCGCTGCGGGACTTGCTGCGCTTGCTGCGCTTGCTGCGCTTTGGGTCGGTACGCCGTGGCTGGGTGCGGTGCCCGCGCCGGGCATGGATGCGCCTGTCATCCGTCTGGTCCAACCCAACGTGCCGCAGGCCGAAAAATGGGACCCGGCGCATATGCAGGAGCATTTCGACCGTCAGATGCGATATACCCTTGCCGACGCGCCGCCCGACCTGATCGTCTGGCCGGAAACCGCCGTGCCCACGCTGCTCAACCGTGCCGAGGGTATTCTGGCGGGCATCAGCGAGGCTGCCCGCGGTGCGCCTGTGGTGCTGGGCGTGCAGCGGGCCGAGGGTGCGCGTTATTTCAATTCGCTGCTGGTGCTGGACGGGCAGGGCAACAGGTCGGCGCTGTATGACAAGCATCATCTGGTGCCTTTCGGCGAATACGTGCCCTTCGGCGATCTGCTGGAACAGTTCGGAATCCGGGGCCTCGCGCAGCAGGGCGGCTATGGCTATTCGCCCGGACCGGGCGCGCGGCTGATCGATATGGGGCCGCTGGGCGCGGCGCTGCCGCTGATCTGCTACGAGGGGGTCTTTGCCCGCGACGTGGCGTCGGCAAAGGGGCGGGCAGATTTCATGTTGTTGATTACCAACGATGCGTGGTTTGGGCAGGTGTCGGGACCGTTCCAGCACCTTGCGCAGGCGCGTCTGCGCAGCGCCGAGCAGGGCCTGCCGATGATCCGTGCCGCCAATACCGGCGTGTCCGCCATCATCGATGCGGCGGGGCGTATTACCGCCGAAATACCGCTGGGGCAAGCGGGCTATCTGGACGCCCCGCTGCCACCGCCCACCGCCCCGACGCCCTATGCACGAAATGGTGATTGGCCTGCGCTGGCGCTGCTGGCCTTGCTGGCGTTGGTGTCTGCACTGCTGCACCGCGTGAGAAACGCGCGCGCATCGATGGTCGGCGATTGA
- a CDS encoding hemolysin family protein, giving the protein MDDHHDSTDVSSSAAHGAPPERPSEDDDNTGFFRRIFGAFSPSEPESDAEPATSATQKGRGLINLRDMVVEDVAIPKADIVSVPATITQGELVHVFRDSGMTRLPVYESTLDSPVGFIHLKDFALRHGFNGDAEDAFSLKEMLRPLLYVPPSMRIGVLLQKMQTDRRHMALVIDEYGGVDGLVTIEDLIEQVLGEIEDEHDIGEDAHWTEEKPGCYIALAKTPLEDFEDAIGQSLTDVDDVDEEEIDTLGGLVFMLLGRVPVRGEVVEHPGGTTFEVVDADPRRIKRLRVRVPYAGAHA; this is encoded by the coding sequence ATGGACGACCACCACGACAGTACCGACGTATCCTCTAGCGCAGCGCATGGCGCGCCGCCCGAGAGGCCCAGTGAAGACGACGACAACACCGGTTTTTTCCGCCGCATCTTCGGCGCGTTCAGCCCATCCGAGCCAGAGAGCGACGCGGAGCCCGCCACCTCTGCCACGCAGAAGGGTCGCGGCCTGATCAACCTGCGCGACATGGTGGTCGAGGATGTGGCCATCCCCAAGGCCGACATCGTGTCCGTGCCCGCAACGATCACGCAGGGCGAGCTGGTCCATGTGTTCCGCGACAGCGGCATGACGCGCCTGCCGGTCTACGAGAGCACGCTGGATTCTCCTGTCGGATTCATCCATCTCAAGGATTTCGCGCTGCGCCACGGCTTTAACGGTGATGCCGAGGATGCGTTCTCGCTCAAGGAGATGCTGCGCCCGCTGCTCTATGTGCCGCCTTCCATGCGCATTGGCGTACTGCTCCAGAAGATGCAGACCGACCGGCGCCACATGGCGCTGGTGATCGACGAATATGGCGGTGTCGACGGCCTTGTGACCATCGAGGATCTGATCGAGCAGGTGCTGGGCGAGATCGAGGACGAGCATGACATCGGCGAGGATGCTCACTGGACCGAGGAAAAGCCGGGCTGCTACATCGCGCTGGCCAAGACCCCGCTGGAGGATTTCGAGGACGCGATCGGCCAGTCTCTGACCGATGTCGACGACGTGGACGAGGAAGAGATCGACACGCTGGGCGGACTGGTCTTCATGCTGCTGGGCCGGGTGCCTGTGCGCGGCGAAGTGGTCGAGCATCCGGGCGGCACAACTTTCGAAGTGGTCGACGCCGATCCCCGCCGGATCAAGCGCCTGCGCGTGCGTGTTCCCTATGCTGGCGCCCATGCCTGA
- the ybeY gene encoding rRNA maturation RNase YbeY has protein sequence MLTDVMIEDRRWRALGLEALADRAAVATLVHLDIDPGQFEISVLACNDARIAVLNEDFRGKPQPTNVLSWPSHERGPERAGAVPDLPRVGPDAELGDIAIAYDICAAEAALGDKPLADHTTHLIVHAVLHLLGYDHVRDEDAALMESCEVAILCKLGIANPY, from the coding sequence ATGTTGACAGACGTCATGATCGAGGACCGCCGTTGGCGTGCGCTGGGGCTGGAGGCGTTGGCAGACCGCGCGGCTGTGGCAACATTGGTGCATCTGGATATCGACCCCGGGCAGTTTGAAATCAGCGTACTGGCCTGCAATGATGCCCGCATCGCCGTCCTCAACGAGGATTTTCGCGGCAAGCCGCAACCGACCAACGTGCTCAGCTGGCCCAGTCACGAGCGCGGCCCAGAGCGCGCGGGCGCCGTGCCCGACCTTCCGCGCGTCGGCCCCGATGCCGAGCTGGGCGATATCGCCATCGCCTATGATATCTGCGCCGCCGAGGCCGCGCTGGGCGACAAACCGCTGGCCGATCACACCACTCATCTGATCGTGCATGCAGTGTTGCATCTTCTGGGCTATGACCACGTTCGTGACGAAGATGCCGCATTGATGGAATCGTGCGAGGTAGCCATCCTTTGCAAACTGGGCATAGCTAACCCATATTGA
- a CDS encoding PhoH family protein — protein MATGARTPPQDAPQEVQIEFPDNRLLIDLCGEHDRNLAEIERTLDVQILRRGNHLAVHGDSVHVTEAVQVLQALYQRLEAGRDVTHGDIDRELRMGAGNGAIPTDDGHQFEMFKGGRVEIKTRKKLVEPRTEAQKAYVHSLFEKELAFGIGPAGTGKTYLAVAVGVSMFIEGHVDKIILARPAVEAGEKLGYLPGDMKDKVDPYMQPLYDALNDFLPGKQLAKLIEDKKIEIAPLAFMRGRTLSRAFVVLDEAQNATTMQMKMFLTRLGEGSRMVITGDRTQIDLPRGVASGLHDAERLLQTIPKIGFNYFTSKDVVRHPLVAAIIEAYEADG, from the coding sequence TTGGCCACTGGCGCCCGGACCCCCCCGCAGGACGCACCGCAAGAGGTGCAAATCGAGTTTCCCGACAATCGCTTGTTGATAGATCTGTGCGGTGAGCATGATCGCAATCTGGCTGAGATCGAACGCACTCTGGACGTCCAGATCCTGAGGCGCGGCAATCACCTGGCCGTGCACGGCGATTCGGTGCATGTGACCGAAGCAGTGCAGGTCTTGCAGGCGCTGTATCAGCGGCTGGAGGCGGGCAGGGATGTCACCCACGGCGACATTGATCGCGAGCTGCGTATGGGCGCTGGTAACGGCGCGATTCCCACCGATGACGGCCACCAGTTCGAGATGTTCAAGGGCGGCCGGGTTGAGATCAAGACCCGCAAAAAACTGGTCGAGCCGCGCACGGAGGCCCAGAAGGCCTATGTGCATTCGCTCTTTGAAAAGGAGCTGGCCTTCGGCATCGGCCCCGCCGGCACGGGCAAGACATATCTGGCCGTTGCCGTTGGCGTATCGATGTTCATCGAGGGCCATGTTGACAAGATCATCCTGGCGCGCCCCGCCGTCGAGGCGGGCGAGAAATTGGGCTATCTGCCCGGCGACATGAAGGACAAGGTCGATCCCTACATGCAGCCGCTCTATGACGCGCTGAACGATTTCCTGCCGGGCAAGCAACTGGCCAAGCTGATCGAGGACAAGAAGATCGAGATTGCGCCGCTGGCCTTCATGCGGGGCCGCACCCTGTCGCGGGCCTTCGTGGTGCTGGACGAGGCGCAGAACGCCACGACGATGCAGATGAAGATGTTCCTGACCCGCCTTGGCGAGGGCAGTCGCATGGTGATCACCGGGGATCGCACCCAGATCGACCTTCCGCGCGGCGTGGCGTCGGGGCTGCACGATGCCGAACGGCTGCTGCAAACGATCCCCAAGATCGGTTTCAACTATTTCACCTCCAAGGACGTTGTGCGTCACCCGTTGGTTGCCGCCATCATCGAGGCATATGAGGCCGATGGCTGA
- a CDS encoding outer membrane protein has protein sequence MRFLTHKETRFVDANIFILGFGAMKSARRVSAVTFNGLACAGVLAACAVSGAAHAGNLEQVPVDPVVVVAAPTWQGFYVGGTAGYAFGADDRVGHKNPAGVLVTRRAGDLDGEGFNYGVQLGWRGERALSRGSFVYGIELGYNGGDVDDSFVNGGYTGSVDLNHVLGLRAKTGLTNQSGNTMVYGILGYVHGDFDYAVNGTAGGDTINLNTAYDTDGYSIGLGVEHLLSDSWSVKAEWEYYNFGSKTLFDAGGSSTVATPTYSNVQLGLNFRF, from the coding sequence ATGCGCTTTCTGACACACAAGGAAACTCGTTTCGTCGATGCGAATATTTTTATTTTGGGATTTGGTGCCATGAAGTCTGCTCGCCGCGTATCTGCTGTAACATTTAATGGTCTGGCCTGTGCCGGTGTGCTTGCGGCTTGTGCCGTGAGCGGCGCTGCTCATGCGGGTAACCTTGAACAGGTGCCGGTCGATCCGGTTGTCGTCGTTGCGGCCCCGACGTGGCAGGGTTTCTATGTCGGCGGTACTGCCGGTTATGCGTTCGGCGCCGATGACAGGGTAGGGCACAAGAACCCTGCCGGTGTTTTGGTGACGCGGCGCGCCGGGGATCTGGACGGTGAGGGTTTCAACTACGGGGTGCAGCTGGGCTGGCGCGGTGAACGTGCGCTGAGCAGGGGCTCTTTCGTTTATGGGATTGAGCTGGGTTACAACGGCGGCGACGTGGACGATTCTTTCGTCAACGGTGGATATACCGGGTCTGTCGATCTTAACCATGTGCTTGGCCTGCGTGCCAAAACGGGTCTGACCAACCAGTCCGGTAACACGATGGTCTACGGTATCCTGGGCTATGTGCACGGCGATTTCGACTACGCCGTCAACGGCACGGCGGGTGGTGATACCATCAATTTGAACACGGCATACGACACTGACGGATACTCGATCGGTTTGGGTGTCGAACATCTTTTGAGCGATTCCTGGTCGGTCAAGGCCGAGTGGGAGTATTACAATTTCGGCAGCAAGACTCTGTTCGATGCGGGTGGATCCTCTACCGTCGCGACGCCGACCTACAGCAATGTCCAGCTTGGCCTGAACTTCCGTTTCTAA
- the miaB gene encoding tRNA (N6-isopentenyl adenosine(37)-C2)-methylthiotransferase MiaB: MAEPKKLYIKTYGCQMNVYDSERMAEAMGGAGYTEVASADEADMILLNTCHIREKAAEKVYSELGRFRDLKDAKPDLKIGVAGCVAQAEGAEIMRRQPLVDLVVGPQSYHRLPEMEAKVRAGGTALDTDFPEESKFEKLKARPKAKRGPTAFLTVQEGCDKFCAFCVVPYTRGAEASRPVVRVIDEAKDLVERGVREITLLGQNVNAYHGAGPKGDDWTLARLIRALAEVDGLERIRFTTSHPNDMGDDLIEAHGDCPKLMPYLHLPVQSGSDRILKRMNRSHTADSYIRLIERIRAARPDLLLSGDFIVGFPEETEADFQATLDLIQEVRYGQAYSFKYSTRPGTPAAERAQVDDAVAGERLQRLQALLTRQQREIQESMVGREVNVLFERAGRQPGQMVGKSQYLHAVHVVGPNVEVGSSHPVLITGSGTNSLSGRIIT, translated from the coding sequence ATGGCAGAGCCCAAGAAGCTCTACATCAAGACATATGGATGTCAGATGAACGTCTACGATTCCGAGCGCATGGCCGAGGCGATGGGCGGCGCGGGCTATACGGAGGTCGCCAGTGCCGATGAGGCGGACATGATCCTGCTGAACACCTGCCACATTCGCGAAAAGGCGGCCGAGAAGGTGTACTCCGAACTGGGCCGGTTTCGCGATCTCAAGGATGCCAAGCCCGATCTGAAAATCGGTGTCGCGGGCTGCGTCGCGCAGGCCGAGGGCGCCGAGATCATGCGTCGGCAGCCCTTGGTCGATCTGGTCGTCGGCCCGCAAAGCTACCACCGCCTGCCTGAAATGGAGGCGAAGGTGCGCGCGGGCGGCACTGCGCTGGATACTGATTTCCCCGAAGAGAGCAAGTTCGAGAAGCTGAAGGCCCGCCCCAAGGCCAAGCGCGGCCCAACCGCATTTCTGACCGTGCAGGAGGGCTGCGACAAGTTCTGCGCCTTCTGCGTCGTGCCCTATACACGCGGCGCTGAGGCGTCGCGCCCGGTGGTCCGCGTCATTGACGAGGCAAAGGATCTGGTAGAGCGCGGCGTGCGCGAGATCACGCTGCTGGGCCAAAACGTCAACGCCTATCACGGCGCAGGGCCAAAAGGGGATGACTGGACATTGGCCCGGTTGATACGCGCGCTGGCCGAGGTCGACGGGCTGGAGCGCATCCGCTTTACCACCAGCCACCCCAATGACATGGGCGACGATCTGATCGAGGCGCATGGCGATTGCCCCAAGTTGATGCCCTACCTGCATCTGCCGGTGCAATCGGGCAGCGACCGCATTCTGAAACGGATGAACCGCAGTCACACGGCGGATAGCTATATCCGGCTGATCGAACGGATTCGCGCCGCGCGGCCCGATCTGCTGCTGTCGGGCGATTTCATCGTCGGCTTCCCCGAAGAGACGGAGGCCGATTTTCAGGCCACCTTGGACCTGATCCAAGAGGTTCGCTATGGGCAGGCCTATTCGTTCAAATACTCGACCCGCCCCGGCACGCCCGCCGCCGAGCGCGCGCAGGTGGATGACGCTGTGGCCGGCGAGCGTTTGCAGCGGCTCCAGGCCCTGTTGACCCGCCAGCAGCGCGAGATCCAGGAGAGCATGGTGGGCCGCGAGGTCAACGTCCTGTTTGAACGGGCAGGGCGCCAGCCGGGGCAGATGGTGGGCAAATCGCAATATTTGCATGCGGTTCACGTCGTGGGTCCGAATGTCGAGGTGGGCAGCTCGCACCCGGTGCTGATCACCGGATCGGGCACCAATTCGCTGTCGGGCAGGATTATCACTTAG
- a CDS encoding LysR substrate-binding domain-containing protein, protein MERLTATPLMETPLTPLCAPDIANTITSPEDFDGQNLFRSYRAGEWPSWFAKQKLSCPDLRGPIFASSVAMAEMAARGHGIALLPSEMFKSYIQSGRLVTPFTAEITTGRYWLTCMKSREKSPAMAMLEDWLVKNINGL, encoded by the coding sequence GTGGAAAGGCTGACCGCAACACCGCTAATGGAAACGCCACTGACCCCGCTTTGCGCGCCGGACATTGCAAATACAATCACGTCCCCCGAGGATTTTGATGGTCAGAATTTGTTTCGTTCCTATAGGGCCGGGGAATGGCCAAGCTGGTTTGCCAAGCAAAAGCTATCTTGCCCAGACCTGCGCGGCCCGATTTTCGCTTCTTCGGTGGCGATGGCTGAGATGGCCGCCAGAGGACACGGGATAGCGCTATTGCCGTCGGAAATGTTCAAGAGTTACATTCAGTCTGGGCGTCTTGTCACGCCATTCACAGCAGAGATTACAACGGGGAGATATTGGCTTACCTGTATGAAATCGAGAGAGAAATCCCCAGCTATGGCGATGCTGGAAGACTGGCTGGTGAAAAATATAAACGGATTATGA
- a CDS encoding LysR family transcriptional regulator encodes MDRPNLPLTALRAFEAAARQGSFTSSAVELCATQAAVSYQVISPEKTLGVSLSLQTDLRWVDPDRRGQRLAAGADEDA; translated from the coding sequence ATGGATCGCCCGAACCTTCCCTTGACTGCCCTTCGCGCGTTTGAGGCCGCCGCCCGCCAAGGCAGCTTCACATCGTCTGCGGTGGAGTTGTGTGCCACTCAGGCGGCGGTCAGCTATCAGGTCATTTCACCGGAAAAGACGCTCGGCGTCTCTCTCTCTCTTCAAACGGACCTCCGGTGGGTTGATCCTGACCGACGAGGGCAGCGCCTTGCTGCCGGTGCTGACGAAGACGCTTGA
- a CDS encoding transglycosylase domain-containing protein, whose translation MMPARHQRIDRRKGNTAASRPTEKRGSTSRSHGKIRRLTGGLRRLSFGFLWRLSAAVTVMTAIAVAVIYKDLPDVSALLNGRSRGSVTFLTTHAEVFAWRGDQFGSGSRAGSVSLYLRDAVLTTEDKRFHSHFGINPHGVGSAARINLREGADPSLDAGGQP comes from the coding sequence ATGATGCCAGCCCGTCACCAGCGGATAGATAGACGCAAAGGTAACACCGCAGCGTCGCGCCCCACCGAAAAGCGTGGCTCAACTTCGCGATCTCACGGAAAAATCCGGCGATTGACCGGCGGTTTACGGCGGTTGAGTTTTGGTTTTCTGTGGCGGCTTTCAGCGGCTGTAACAGTGATGACCGCCATTGCAGTGGCTGTCATTTACAAAGACCTTCCCGATGTTTCAGCATTACTTAATGGGCGTTCCCGCGGCTCTGTAACCTTTTTGACCACCCATGCCGAAGTTTTCGCCTGGCGCGGTGATCAGTTCGGCAGTGGCAGTCGTGCCGGGTCGGTCTCCCTCTACTTGCGCGATGCAGTTCTCACCACCGAAGACAAACGGTTTCATAGCCATTTTGGTATCAACCCTCATGGTGTGGGCAGCGCGGCCCGGATCAACCTCAGGGAGGGCGCGGACCCCTCTCTGGACGCAGGGGGTCAACCATAA
- a CDS encoding transglycosylase domain-containing protein has translation MQCEFFADWVIDSGPDFLIRDTTEDLSVRTAFDPRIQKGAEEALASACKGQIDPESDVQAAIVVQSADGAVRAMIGGRQFRGVEGQFNRALHAKRQTGFVFKTFIYAAALDMGHSPLETIVDESITIQAPGASPWSPRNFTRRFYGKVTLLDALSRSLNMSVIKLSQEIDLESVRAVAEGFGIESDLAAGPALVLGVSEASLLEMTAAYAGILNGGSEAAPYGISELLLRGETDPLVTYQSGIQERVISKSAAAQLIYLLHTAIESGTGKRARISGLQTAGKTGATWSNRDAWFVGFSADYVVGVWMGHDDNRPLRGVAGGGRVSGLLCMTDPVHASPKGSMNDHLERSPGRTAEGRRAP, from the coding sequence ATGCAATGCGAGTTCTTTGCCGACTGGGTGATAGACAGCGGTCCTGACTTTCTGATCCGGGACACCACGGAAGATCTCTCCGTACGGACGGCTTTCGATCCTCGCATTCAGAAAGGCGCCGAAGAGGCATTGGCCTCGGCCTGCAAGGGCCAGATCGATCCGGAGTCCGATGTTCAAGCCGCAATTGTCGTACAGTCAGCAGATGGCGCGGTGCGCGCAATGATCGGCGGTAGGCAATTTCGCGGTGTTGAAGGGCAGTTCAACAGGGCGCTTCACGCCAAGCGGCAGACCGGTTTCGTCTTCAAAACCTTTATCTATGCCGCCGCTTTGGACATGGGGCACAGCCCGCTTGAAACGATTGTCGATGAGTCCATCACCATTCAGGCACCCGGAGCATCGCCCTGGTCGCCGCGCAATTTCACACGCCGCTTCTATGGTAAAGTGACCTTGCTCGACGCGCTCAGCCGGTCACTGAATATGTCGGTCATCAAGCTTTCTCAGGAAATTGACTTGGAAAGTGTTCGCGCCGTCGCCGAAGGGTTCGGTATCGAAAGCGATCTGGCCGCTGGACCCGCGCTGGTTCTCGGGGTTTCCGAGGCCTCCCTTCTTGAAATGACGGCTGCATATGCCGGTATTTTGAACGGCGGCAGCGAGGCCGCACCTTATGGAATTTCGGAGTTGCTATTGAGAGGTGAGACTGACCCGCTGGTCACGTATCAAAGCGGTATTCAAGAGCGTGTCATCTCCAAAAGCGCGGCGGCGCAGTTGATCTACTTGCTGCACACAGCCATCGAGTCGGGGACCGGCAAGCGGGCGCGCATTTCGGGGCTGCAAACCGCCGGAAAGACCGGGGCGACGTGGTCAAATCGCGATGCCTGGTTCGTGGGGTTCAGCGCCGATTATGTGGTGGGTGTCTGGATGGGGCATGATGATAACCGGCCCTTGCGTGGCGTGGCGGGCGGCGGGAGAGTGTCAGGTCTTCTGTGTATGACTGATCCGGTTCATGCTTCACCGAAAGGAAGCATGAATGACCATCTCGAAAGAAGTCCTGGACGAACTGCTGAAGGGCGTAGAGCGCCCTGA